From a single Micromonospora carbonacea genomic region:
- a CDS encoding M48 family metalloprotease, translating into MTPTDPASATGGGGPSGLAQRFAARPPGYPSVLVWLRAGVLRDWRGVLGAFLATWFYVPAALLLGVLCAIVAGVAGIVNGGGNLGEVLPEPVRDAPLVGALLDAFLARSGGVLGSFVGVAFGFLAGFLVVLVLPWLDALDEPANLFTGLAGMVGAAVLIGVLYTLYRIMWEPRLLAISGARRLSRREAERLQPVLHDCARALGLPTVPRLLIEDDPVLTNARAYARHVVVTTGLLDEPDENVAALLSHELVHWRTGDEVTSAFVRGVALPLVLVHAVPTWLMRTFPHPATNFVVFVFFWPVLLTMKYVVLPLHSRDVRAAEYRADAGAVLAGHAQGLRDMLERRKSFESGRSGWDEAVCATHPASELRLDRLEALTPAAADGVAAAPVTAEGLFGRPGAVASPRAMLVAGALALACAFGGTLLGVTQWALFRPAQAVDGYFSALADHDARAALALVTPDARSAAGDVDRLAALVEAEGYQPPDDVDVLSVDRDGDEATAKVEFTLAGQRVPAELSLRREESATLGLFHEWRLTGGPVALGVPGGQAGLTVNGVPVETPPEGDTLALLPGVYTVGGQSTVLAETPAQAVAIVPGMDSAGQVRLEPVLASGAREAAEAEVRRHLDDCAAQKVAAPEGCPFRYYNGSTVKKIAWKITEYPRIAVELTGPATARVSTPYDAQGSVLATGTTDGYFGASPFSDDDSFGVEGVLSVVDGKITFVPNGE; encoded by the coding sequence GTGACACCCACCGACCCCGCGTCCGCCACCGGGGGCGGGGGCCCCTCCGGCCTCGCGCAGCGCTTCGCCGCCCGGCCCCCGGGATACCCGAGCGTGCTGGTCTGGCTGCGCGCCGGGGTGCTGCGCGACTGGCGCGGCGTGCTGGGCGCGTTCCTGGCCACCTGGTTCTACGTGCCCGCCGCGCTGCTCCTCGGGGTGTTGTGCGCGATCGTGGCCGGCGTGGCCGGCATCGTCAACGGGGGCGGCAACCTCGGCGAGGTGCTGCCGGAGCCGGTGCGGGACGCGCCGCTGGTCGGCGCGCTGCTCGACGCGTTCCTCGCCCGCTCCGGCGGAGTGCTCGGCAGCTTCGTGGGCGTCGCGTTCGGCTTCCTTGCCGGCTTCCTGGTCGTGCTGGTGCTGCCCTGGCTCGACGCCCTCGACGAGCCGGCGAACCTGTTCACCGGCCTGGCCGGGATGGTGGGCGCCGCCGTGCTGATCGGCGTGCTCTACACCCTGTACCGGATCATGTGGGAGCCCCGCCTGCTGGCCATCTCGGGCGCGCGCCGGCTCAGCCGCCGCGAGGCCGAACGGCTCCAACCCGTCCTGCACGACTGCGCGCGTGCCCTCGGCCTGCCCACCGTGCCCCGGCTGCTCATCGAGGACGACCCGGTGCTCACCAACGCCCGCGCGTACGCCCGGCACGTGGTCGTCACCACCGGCCTGCTCGACGAACCGGACGAGAACGTCGCGGCGCTGCTCAGCCACGAGCTGGTGCACTGGCGCACCGGCGACGAGGTGACCAGCGCGTTCGTCCGGGGCGTGGCGCTGCCCCTGGTGCTGGTGCACGCCGTGCCGACGTGGCTGATGCGCACCTTCCCGCACCCGGCGACCAACTTCGTGGTGTTCGTCTTCTTCTGGCCCGTGCTGCTCACCATGAAGTACGTGGTGCTGCCGCTGCACTCGCGCGACGTGCGGGCCGCCGAGTACCGCGCCGACGCGGGCGCGGTGCTCGCCGGCCACGCCCAGGGCCTGCGGGACATGCTGGAGCGGCGCAAGTCGTTCGAGAGCGGGCGCAGCGGCTGGGACGAGGCGGTCTGCGCCACGCATCCGGCCTCCGAGCTGCGGCTGGACCGGCTGGAGGCGCTCACCCCGGCGGCTGCCGACGGCGTCGCCGCCGCCCCGGTGACGGCCGAGGGCCTGTTCGGGCGGCCGGGGGCGGTCGCGTCCCCGCGGGCGATGCTGGTGGCCGGCGCGCTGGCCCTGGCCTGCGCCTTCGGCGGCACCCTGCTCGGGGTGACGCAGTGGGCCCTGTTCCGCCCGGCACAGGCCGTCGACGGCTACTTCTCGGCGTTGGCCGACCACGACGCCCGGGCGGCCCTGGCGCTGGTGACCCCCGACGCGCGGTCGGCAGCCGGCGACGTCGACCGGCTCGCCGCGCTGGTCGAGGCGGAGGGCTACCAGCCGCCCGACGACGTCGACGTGCTCTCGGTCGACCGGGACGGCGACGAGGCGACGGCGAAGGTCGAGTTCACCCTCGCCGGCCAGCGGGTGCCGGCCGAGCTGTCGCTGCGCCGGGAGGAGTCGGCGACGCTGGGCCTGTTCCACGAGTGGCGGCTCACCGGCGGGCCGGTCGCGCTGGGCGTCCCCGGTGGGCAGGCGGGCCTGACGGTCAACGGGGTGCCGGTCGAGACGCCCCCGGAGGGGGACACCCTCGCGCTGCTGCCCGGCGTCTACACGGTCGGCGGGCAGAGCACGGTGCTCGCGGAGACCCCGGCGCAGGCCGTCGCCATCGTCCCCGGGATGGACAGCGCGGGCCAGGTGCGGCTGGAGCCGGTGCTGGCCTCGGGCGCGCGGGAGGCGGCCGAGGCGGAGGTGCGCAGGCACCTGGACGACTGCGCGGCGCAGAAGGTGGCGGCCCCGGAGGGCTGCCCCTTCCGCTACTACAACGGCAGCACGGTGAAGAAGATCGCCTGGAAGATCACCGAGTACCCGCGGATCGCGGTGGAGCTGACCGGTCCCGCCACGGCCCGGGTGTCGACCCCGTACGACGCGCAGGGGTCGGTGCTGGCGACCGGCACCACCGACGGCTACTTCGG